Proteins from one Procambarus clarkii isolate CNS0578487 chromosome 8, FALCON_Pclarkii_2.0, whole genome shotgun sequence genomic window:
- the LOC138359283 gene encoding uncharacterized protein isoform X1: protein MRSGVLVSILLVVTIGAVRAWPQYPGVSSGAAAADEQQQAAQEGIADQQQQVGQGSFWWQDEGVFDKGAEGVTLTEDFTFQQVADCSKNYGCVPWQLCVDGEINTSGIGLLNLRTPEPVPQQNTGTLCGGIGKICCLLPGHTTVAEGGGSSDSFGGTGSIVEVGAGGLAGGGSAAVVEGAGGSGGYQGGGSATVVEGAGGAPHSSGGTGTIVDVGAGGGGHQAGGGSADVGGAAHGSGGTGTIVDVGAGGGSATAGGGAHGSGGTGTIVDVGAGGGGHLSGDGSATAGGGAHGSGGTGTIVDVGAGGGSATAGGAAHGIGGTGTIVDVGAGGGGHQAGGGSADVDGGAHGSGGTGTIVDVGAGGGGHLAGGGSATAGGASHSSGGTGTIVDVQQQQGGGQTVVTGQFEESKACVATYLCNNGKINISGDELLDLRLFARRRLLEGFGNKCINPNYPTVEAVCCANPSSKTPPAPKPIQTCPSPKTCITQAQCTARSTLTTDGVGNIGIRVHYPCFVSKGTVVGVCCDPLPPLEKCSLDGTQKCVATGSCGGKVTVDPLGEYQTCYVSGGAGEVGQCCTPPAPLKTCPGGETCLVSDLCYSDGAKSPPSNSACYVNPNIVGACCYPPPKPSEPILDSCPENSVCLPEILCQGELLDNTGAFLPYSSSGKWAQCRLSGTGLVSPGSCCQNPKLPPVDETYVAAGKCGVRNELLDTRIKNVDLLYYQTHFGEFPWQGIVFFTNYTFKCGASLIGDRWLLTAAHCVKGFTPQDLRVRLGEWQVDDYKEPLQYYDANVASITIHPLFNPKNVHNDIAVIELNEPIVFKYHINTICLPNHGQIIPKGTRCFATGWGKDAFDGGQYQVILKKVEVPVVDRNDCQNLLRKTRLGKFFILDKSFMCAGGEENKDTCEGDGGGPLACQDPTTGDYVLTGITAWGIGCGQKDVPGVYVDVQHFREWVNGIINKEHQQEQQQSAGGYSGK from the exons ATGAGGAGTGGCGTACTGGTGTCCATACTGCTGGTGGTGACGATTGGGGCTGTCAGAGCCTGGCCCCAGTACCCCGGGGTGAGCAGTGGTGCAGCAGCCGCTGACGAGCAGCAGCAGGCGGCGCAGGAAGGAATAGctgaccagcagcagcaggtgggacAGGGCAGTTTCTGGTGGCAAGATGAAGGAGTCTTTGATAAA GGCGCTGAGGGAGTGACACTGACAGAAGACTTCACGTTCCAGCAGGTTGCGGACTGTAGCAAG AACTATGGGTGCGTGCCATGGCAGTTATGTGTAGATGGTGAGATAAACACAAGTGGGATAGGCCTGCTGAACCTGCGCACGCCTGAACCGGTGCCACAGCAG AACACTGGAACTCTGTGCGGTGGCATCGGCAAGATCTGCTGCCTTCTTCCTGGACATACCACCGTCGCGGAGGGAGGCGGATCGTCTGACAGCTTCGGCGGCACTGGCTCCATCGTGGAGGTGGGAGCAGGTGGCCTAGCAGGGGGTGGTTCTGCTGCTgtcgtggagggagcaggtggtagtggtggctaccAAGGAGGTGGTTCCGCTACTGTCGTAGAGGGAGCAGGTGGAGCACCTCACAGCAGCGGCGGCACTGGTACTATCGTAGAtgtgggagcaggtggtggtggccaccaagCAGGGGGTGGGTCTGCTGATGTAGGTGGAGCAGCTCACGGCAGTGGCGGCACTGGTACTATCGTAGATGTGGGAGCAGGTGGTGGCTCTGCTACTGCAGGTGGAGGAGCTCACGGGAGTGGCGGTACTGGTACTATCGTAGAtgtgggagcaggtggtggtggtcacctatCAGGAGATGGCTCTGCTACTGCAGGTGGAGGAGCTCACGGCAGTGGCGGCACTGGTACTATCGTAGATGTGGGAGCAGGTGGTGGCTCTGCTACTGCAGGTGGAGCAGCTCACGGCATTGGCGGTACTGGTACTATCGTAGAtgtgggagcaggtggtggtggccaccaagCAGGGGGTGGGTCTGCAGATGTAGATGGAGGAGCTCACGGCAGTGGCGGCACTGGTACTATCGTAGAtgtaggagcaggtggtggtggccacctagCAGGGGGCGGCTCTGCTActgcaggtggagcatcacacagCAGCGGCGGCACTGGTACTATCGTAGATGTTCAGCAGCAACAAGGTGGGGGGCAAACTGTGGTAACAGGGCAGTTCGAAGAGTCGAAGGCATGTGTCGCAACTTATCTCTGTAATAACGGTAAAATCAACATATCCGGAGATGAACTCCTCGACCTTCGATTGTTTGCTCGACGTCGCCTCCTCGAAGGCTTCGGTAATAAG TGCATTAACCCCAACTACCCGACGGTGGAGGCTGTGTGTTGTGCAAACCCATCCAGCAAGACGCCGCCGGCGCCCAAGCCAATCCAGACGTGCCCGAGTCCTAAGACGTGCATCACCCAGGCCCAGTGCACCGCCCGCAGCACCCTCACTACAGACGGCGTTGGCAACATTGGCATCAGAGTCCATTAC CCTTGTTTCGTGAGCAAGGGAACTGTGGTAGGTGTGTGCTGCGACCCTCTCCCACCGCTGGAGAAATGCTCGCTAGACGGAACACAAAAGTGTGTGGCGACGGGCTCCTGCGGCGGAAAAGTTACCGTCGACCCCCTTGGTGAATACCAG ACGTGTTATGTGTCTGGCGGTGCCGGGGAGGTAGGCCAGTGCTGCACGCCTCCAGCACCCCTCAAGACGTGCCCGGGAGGAGAGACCTGCCTCGTGTCTGACCTCTGCTACTCTGATGGCGCTAAATCTCCTCCTTCCAACTCG GCATGTTACGTCAACCCCAACATAGTGGGCGCGTGCTGCTACCCTCCCCCGAAGCCAAGTGAGCCCATCCTCGACAGCTGTCCCGAGAACTCTGTATGTCTGCCGGAGATCCTCTGCCAAGGAGAGCTTCTCGATAACACTGGTGCCTTCCTCCCCTACTCTAGCAGCGGCAAATGGGCACAGTGTCGCTTAAGCGGTACTGGTCTTGTATCTCCCGGAAGCTGTTGCCAGAACCCAAAACTACCACCGGTTGATGAAACCTACGTGGCTGCAGGAAAGTGTGGTGTCCGCAATGAGCTTCTTGATACTCGCATAAAAAATGTTGACCTCCTTTACTATCAGACCCACTTCGGCGAGTTCCCTTGGCAGGGAATTGTCTTTTTCACTAACTACACCTTCAAGTGCGGTGCTTCCCTAATCGGTGACCGCTGGCTGCTGACCGCAGCTCATTGTGTTAAAGGATTCACTCCACAAGACCTCCGTGTACGGCTCGGTGAGTGGCAGGTCGACGACTATAAAGAACCTCTGCAGTACTACGACGCAAATGTGGCATCTATTACAATACACCCACTATTTAATCCCAAAAACGTCCACAATGACATCGCTGTGATAGAGTTAAATGAGCCCATAGTATTCAAGTATCATATCAACACAATTTGTCTTCCAAATCATGGACAAATAATTCCTAAGGGAACTCGATGCTTTGCTACGGGTTGGGGTAAGGATGCTTTCGATGGCGGTCAATATCAAGTGATCTTGAAGAAGGTCGAAGTACCAGTAGTGGACCGTAACGATTGTCAGAATCTACTACGAAAAACTCGTCTGGGCAAGTTCTTCATCCTGGACAAATCGTTCATGTGTGCTGGAGGTGAAGAGAACAAGGACACGTGCGAAGGTGATGGTGGCGGACCTCTGGCCTGCCAGGATCCCACCACAGGCGATTATGTCCTCACTGGCATCACCGCCTGGGGCATTGGCTGTGGTCAGAAAGACGTGCCTGGCGTGTATGTTGATGTCCAACACTTCCGTGAGTGGGTGAATGGCATCATTAACAAGGAAcatcaacaggagcagcagcagagcGCAGGAGGATACAGTGGAAAGTGA
- the LOC138359283 gene encoding uncharacterized protein isoform X2, translating into MRSGVLVSILLVVTIGAVRAWPQYPGVSSGAAAADEQQQAAQEGIADQQQQGAEGVTLTEDFTFQQVADCSKNYGCVPWQLCVDGEINTSGIGLLNLRTPEPVPQQNTGTLCGGIGKICCLLPGHTTVAEGGGSSDSFGGTGSIVEVGAGGLAGGGSAAVVEGAGGSGGYQGGGSATVVEGAGGAPHSSGGTGTIVDVGAGGGGHQAGGGSADVGGAAHGSGGTGTIVDVGAGGGSATAGGGAHGSGGTGTIVDVGAGGGGHLSGDGSATAGGGAHGSGGTGTIVDVGAGGGSATAGGAAHGIGGTGTIVDVGAGGGGHQAGGGSADVDGGAHGSGGTGTIVDVGAGGGGHLAGGGSATAGGASHSSGGTGTIVDVQQQQGGGQTVVTGQFEESKACVATYLCNNGKINISGDELLDLRLFARRRLLEGFGNKCINPNYPTVEAVCCANPSSKTPPAPKPIQTCPSPKTCITQAQCTARSTLTTDGVGNIGIRVHYPCFVSKGTVVGVCCDPLPPLEKCSLDGTQKCVATGSCGGKVTVDPLGEYQTCYVSGGAGEVGQCCTPPAPLKTCPGGETCLVSDLCYSDGAKSPPSNSACYVNPNIVGACCYPPPKPSEPILDSCPENSVCLPEILCQGELLDNTGAFLPYSSSGKWAQCRLSGTGLVSPGSCCQNPKLPPVDETYVAAGKCGVRNELLDTRIKNVDLLYYQTHFGEFPWQGIVFFTNYTFKCGASLIGDRWLLTAAHCVKGFTPQDLRVRLGEWQVDDYKEPLQYYDANVASITIHPLFNPKNVHNDIAVIELNEPIVFKYHINTICLPNHGQIIPKGTRCFATGWGKDAFDGGQYQVILKKVEVPVVDRNDCQNLLRKTRLGKFFILDKSFMCAGGEENKDTCEGDGGGPLACQDPTTGDYVLTGITAWGIGCGQKDVPGVYVDVQHFREWVNGIINKEHQQEQQQSAGGYSGK; encoded by the exons ATGAGGAGTGGCGTACTGGTGTCCATACTGCTGGTGGTGACGATTGGGGCTGTCAGAGCCTGGCCCCAGTACCCCGGGGTGAGCAGTGGTGCAGCAGCCGCTGACGAGCAGCAGCAGGCGGCGCAGGAAGGAATAGctgaccagcagcagcag GGCGCTGAGGGAGTGACACTGACAGAAGACTTCACGTTCCAGCAGGTTGCGGACTGTAGCAAG AACTATGGGTGCGTGCCATGGCAGTTATGTGTAGATGGTGAGATAAACACAAGTGGGATAGGCCTGCTGAACCTGCGCACGCCTGAACCGGTGCCACAGCAG AACACTGGAACTCTGTGCGGTGGCATCGGCAAGATCTGCTGCCTTCTTCCTGGACATACCACCGTCGCGGAGGGAGGCGGATCGTCTGACAGCTTCGGCGGCACTGGCTCCATCGTGGAGGTGGGAGCAGGTGGCCTAGCAGGGGGTGGTTCTGCTGCTgtcgtggagggagcaggtggtagtggtggctaccAAGGAGGTGGTTCCGCTACTGTCGTAGAGGGAGCAGGTGGAGCACCTCACAGCAGCGGCGGCACTGGTACTATCGTAGAtgtgggagcaggtggtggtggccaccaagCAGGGGGTGGGTCTGCTGATGTAGGTGGAGCAGCTCACGGCAGTGGCGGCACTGGTACTATCGTAGATGTGGGAGCAGGTGGTGGCTCTGCTACTGCAGGTGGAGGAGCTCACGGGAGTGGCGGTACTGGTACTATCGTAGAtgtgggagcaggtggtggtggtcacctatCAGGAGATGGCTCTGCTACTGCAGGTGGAGGAGCTCACGGCAGTGGCGGCACTGGTACTATCGTAGATGTGGGAGCAGGTGGTGGCTCTGCTACTGCAGGTGGAGCAGCTCACGGCATTGGCGGTACTGGTACTATCGTAGAtgtgggagcaggtggtggtggccaccaagCAGGGGGTGGGTCTGCAGATGTAGATGGAGGAGCTCACGGCAGTGGCGGCACTGGTACTATCGTAGAtgtaggagcaggtggtggtggccacctagCAGGGGGCGGCTCTGCTActgcaggtggagcatcacacagCAGCGGCGGCACTGGTACTATCGTAGATGTTCAGCAGCAACAAGGTGGGGGGCAAACTGTGGTAACAGGGCAGTTCGAAGAGTCGAAGGCATGTGTCGCAACTTATCTCTGTAATAACGGTAAAATCAACATATCCGGAGATGAACTCCTCGACCTTCGATTGTTTGCTCGACGTCGCCTCCTCGAAGGCTTCGGTAATAAG TGCATTAACCCCAACTACCCGACGGTGGAGGCTGTGTGTTGTGCAAACCCATCCAGCAAGACGCCGCCGGCGCCCAAGCCAATCCAGACGTGCCCGAGTCCTAAGACGTGCATCACCCAGGCCCAGTGCACCGCCCGCAGCACCCTCACTACAGACGGCGTTGGCAACATTGGCATCAGAGTCCATTAC CCTTGTTTCGTGAGCAAGGGAACTGTGGTAGGTGTGTGCTGCGACCCTCTCCCACCGCTGGAGAAATGCTCGCTAGACGGAACACAAAAGTGTGTGGCGACGGGCTCCTGCGGCGGAAAAGTTACCGTCGACCCCCTTGGTGAATACCAG ACGTGTTATGTGTCTGGCGGTGCCGGGGAGGTAGGCCAGTGCTGCACGCCTCCAGCACCCCTCAAGACGTGCCCGGGAGGAGAGACCTGCCTCGTGTCTGACCTCTGCTACTCTGATGGCGCTAAATCTCCTCCTTCCAACTCG GCATGTTACGTCAACCCCAACATAGTGGGCGCGTGCTGCTACCCTCCCCCGAAGCCAAGTGAGCCCATCCTCGACAGCTGTCCCGAGAACTCTGTATGTCTGCCGGAGATCCTCTGCCAAGGAGAGCTTCTCGATAACACTGGTGCCTTCCTCCCCTACTCTAGCAGCGGCAAATGGGCACAGTGTCGCTTAAGCGGTACTGGTCTTGTATCTCCCGGAAGCTGTTGCCAGAACCCAAAACTACCACCGGTTGATGAAACCTACGTGGCTGCAGGAAAGTGTGGTGTCCGCAATGAGCTTCTTGATACTCGCATAAAAAATGTTGACCTCCTTTACTATCAGACCCACTTCGGCGAGTTCCCTTGGCAGGGAATTGTCTTTTTCACTAACTACACCTTCAAGTGCGGTGCTTCCCTAATCGGTGACCGCTGGCTGCTGACCGCAGCTCATTGTGTTAAAGGATTCACTCCACAAGACCTCCGTGTACGGCTCGGTGAGTGGCAGGTCGACGACTATAAAGAACCTCTGCAGTACTACGACGCAAATGTGGCATCTATTACAATACACCCACTATTTAATCCCAAAAACGTCCACAATGACATCGCTGTGATAGAGTTAAATGAGCCCATAGTATTCAAGTATCATATCAACACAATTTGTCTTCCAAATCATGGACAAATAATTCCTAAGGGAACTCGATGCTTTGCTACGGGTTGGGGTAAGGATGCTTTCGATGGCGGTCAATATCAAGTGATCTTGAAGAAGGTCGAAGTACCAGTAGTGGACCGTAACGATTGTCAGAATCTACTACGAAAAACTCGTCTGGGCAAGTTCTTCATCCTGGACAAATCGTTCATGTGTGCTGGAGGTGAAGAGAACAAGGACACGTGCGAAGGTGATGGTGGCGGACCTCTGGCCTGCCAGGATCCCACCACAGGCGATTATGTCCTCACTGGCATCACCGCCTGGGGCATTGGCTGTGGTCAGAAAGACGTGCCTGGCGTGTATGTTGATGTCCAACACTTCCGTGAGTGGGTGAATGGCATCATTAACAAGGAAcatcaacaggagcagcagcagagcGCAGGAGGATACAGTGGAAAGTGA